The Pseudochaenichthys georgianus chromosome 24, fPseGeo1.2, whole genome shotgun sequence genome includes a region encoding these proteins:
- the LOC117440040 gene encoding zona pellucida sperm-binding protein 3-like isoform X2: protein MEAFHVQVILLVGLCVSSSFAFPPTQDALFQSLANTGRSELGQQQQKSPAEEPQQVNTVRVTCHQDSLEIVIKADMFAVGAPVDGDELRLGVETNNQYCRATASSADEYSISVGLVECGTRHWVTEDSLIYTNLLIYSPEASPYGVVRMDEAVIPIECHYERKYSLSSSSLMPTWIPFMSTQAAVEMLQFNLRIMTSDWQHKRGSNVFHIGEPISIEASVRIGHHIGLRVFVSSCVATLSPDMHSSPRHAFIENGCFVDSQLPDSRSQFLARTQDDKLHMSIDAFRFYNEDRGELYITCLLNAVPINKADAPNKACTLVNGRWRSADGNDYLCGQCQRPIEVEQTPSSPSKFRPRGFVKPEEREPLWRSGLKTSTVWEHQARVGPMMVLPAKQKSRPIPTEELSSVLDQTSRSTMYGRQWRSGINRVDQRKGLLPDSSSTQNQVDVLTLASAQNKNEDKNGTDKRLKVKNDAEEVPELLEKTSPEAHLQSKAAVLNSTHTAALDEVLQTAVPPLSNTTATEADLSETMDPKR from the exons ATGGAGGCCTTTCATGTTCAGGTTATCCTCCTTGTAGGACTCTGTGTTAGCTCCTCTTTTGCTTTCCCGCCCACACAAGATGCTTTGTTTCAGAGCCTTGCGAACACAGGCAGGTCAGAACtcgggcagcagcagcagaagtcTCCGGCTGAGGAACCGCAGCAGGTGAATACCGTCAGAGTGACCTGCCATCAAGACTCTTTGGAGATTGTTATCAAAGCCGATATGTTTGCGGTTGGAGCTCCTGTTGATGGTGACGAGCTACGCCTGGGAGTAGAGACCAACAACCAGTACTGCAGAGCTACAGCGTCTTCAGCAGATGAGTACAGTATCAGTGTTGGACTTGTGGAGTGCGGCACCAGACACTGG GTAACTGAGGACTCTCTGATCTACACAAACCTCCTCATATACTCTCCTGAGGCTTCTCCATATGGTGTTGTTCGAATGGACGAGGCTGTCATTCCAATTGAGTGTCATTACGAAAG GAAGTACAGTTTGTCCAGTTCTTCACTCATGCCTACCTGGATCCCCTTCATGTCGACccaggctgcagtggaaatgttgcAGTTTAACTTGAGAATCATGACAA GTGACTGGCAGCACAAAAGAGGCTCTAATGTGTTTCATATCGGTGAGCCCATCAGCATCGAGGCCTCGGTCAGAATTGGGCATCACATTGGGCTCCGAGTGTTTGTGAGCAGCTGCGTGGCTACACTGAGCCCTGACATGCACTCCAGCCCCAGGCATGCCTTCATTGAAAATGG GTGCTTTGTTGACTCTCAGCTTCCAGACTCAAGGTCTCAATTCTTAGCCAGGACACAGGATGACAAGCTCCACATGTCCATTGATGCCTTCAGATTTTATAATGAGGACAGAGGGGAG CTCTACATCACATGTCTCCTGAATGCTGTGCCAATAAATAAAGCAGATGCACCAAACAAGGCGTGCACTTTAGTGAATGGAAG ATGGAGGTCCGCTGATGGTAATGACTACTTATGTGGGCAATGCCAAAGACCAATTGAAGTTGAGCAAACTCCCAGCAGCCCGAGCAAGTTTAGGCCTCGAGGGTTTGTGAAGCCAGAAGAGCGTGAACCCCTCTGGAGGAGCGGACTGAAGACCAGTACAG TGTGGGAACATCAGGCCAGAGTGGGTCCCATGATGGTCTTGCCAGCCAAGCAGAAAAGCCGGCCCATTCCTACAGAGGAGCTTTCTTCCGTTCTTGATCAAACCAGCAGATCTACAATGTATGGCAGACAGTGGAGGAGTGGAATAAACAGAGTTG ATCAGAGGAAAGGACTGCTTCCTGATTCATCATCGACCCAAAACCAGGTGGACGTTCTGACTTTAGCTTCTGCACAGAATAAAAACGAAGACAAAAATGGAACTGACAAAAGGTTGAAAGTGAAAA ATGATGCTGAGGAAGTTCCTGAACTTCTAGAAAAAACCTCTCCTGAGGCCCACCTGCAGTCGAAGGCAGCGGTGCTGAACAGTACCCACACAGCGGCGCTCGATGAAGTCCTCCAAACTGCTGTGCCCCCACTGTCCAACACCACTGCAACAGAAGCTGACCTTTCTGAAACAATGGACCCAAAGAGATAA
- the LOC117440040 gene encoding zona pellucida sperm-binding protein 3-like isoform X1, with protein sequence MEAFHVQVILLVGLCVSSSFAFPPTQDALFQSLANTGRSELGQQQQKSPAEEPQQVNTVRVTCHQDSLEIVIKADMFAVGAPVDGDELRLGVETNNQYCRATASSADEYSISVGLVECGTRHWVTEDSLIYTNLLIYSPEASPYGVVRMDEAVIPIECHYERKYSLSSSSLMPTWIPFMSTQAAVEMLQFNLRIMTSDWQHKRGSNVFHIGEPISIEASVRIGHHIGLRVFVSSCVATLSPDMHSSPRHAFIENGCFVDSQLPDSRSQFLARTQDDKLHMSIDAFRFYNEDRGELYITCLLNAVPINKADAPNKACTLVNGRWRSADGNDYLCGQCQRPIEVEQTPSSPSKFRPRGFVKPEEREPLWRSGLKTSTVWEHQARVGPMMVLPAKQKSRPIPTEELSSVLDQTSRSTMYGRQWRSGINRVDQRKGLLPDSSSTQNQVDVLTLASAQNKNEDKNGTDKR encoded by the exons ATGGAGGCCTTTCATGTTCAGGTTATCCTCCTTGTAGGACTCTGTGTTAGCTCCTCTTTTGCTTTCCCGCCCACACAAGATGCTTTGTTTCAGAGCCTTGCGAACACAGGCAGGTCAGAACtcgggcagcagcagcagaagtcTCCGGCTGAGGAACCGCAGCAGGTGAATACCGTCAGAGTGACCTGCCATCAAGACTCTTTGGAGATTGTTATCAAAGCCGATATGTTTGCGGTTGGAGCTCCTGTTGATGGTGACGAGCTACGCCTGGGAGTAGAGACCAACAACCAGTACTGCAGAGCTACAGCGTCTTCAGCAGATGAGTACAGTATCAGTGTTGGACTTGTGGAGTGCGGCACCAGACACTGG GTAACTGAGGACTCTCTGATCTACACAAACCTCCTCATATACTCTCCTGAGGCTTCTCCATATGGTGTTGTTCGAATGGACGAGGCTGTCATTCCAATTGAGTGTCATTACGAAAG GAAGTACAGTTTGTCCAGTTCTTCACTCATGCCTACCTGGATCCCCTTCATGTCGACccaggctgcagtggaaatgttgcAGTTTAACTTGAGAATCATGACAA GTGACTGGCAGCACAAAAGAGGCTCTAATGTGTTTCATATCGGTGAGCCCATCAGCATCGAGGCCTCGGTCAGAATTGGGCATCACATTGGGCTCCGAGTGTTTGTGAGCAGCTGCGTGGCTACACTGAGCCCTGACATGCACTCCAGCCCCAGGCATGCCTTCATTGAAAATGG GTGCTTTGTTGACTCTCAGCTTCCAGACTCAAGGTCTCAATTCTTAGCCAGGACACAGGATGACAAGCTCCACATGTCCATTGATGCCTTCAGATTTTATAATGAGGACAGAGGGGAG CTCTACATCACATGTCTCCTGAATGCTGTGCCAATAAATAAAGCAGATGCACCAAACAAGGCGTGCACTTTAGTGAATGGAAG ATGGAGGTCCGCTGATGGTAATGACTACTTATGTGGGCAATGCCAAAGACCAATTGAAGTTGAGCAAACTCCCAGCAGCCCGAGCAAGTTTAGGCCTCGAGGGTTTGTGAAGCCAGAAGAGCGTGAACCCCTCTGGAGGAGCGGACTGAAGACCAGTACAG TGTGGGAACATCAGGCCAGAGTGGGTCCCATGATGGTCTTGCCAGCCAAGCAGAAAAGCCGGCCCATTCCTACAGAGGAGCTTTCTTCCGTTCTTGATCAAACCAGCAGATCTACAATGTATGGCAGACAGTGGAGGAGTGGAATAAACAGAGTTG ATCAGAGGAAAGGACTGCTTCCTGATTCATCATCGACCCAAAACCAGGTGGACGTTCTGACTTTAGCTTCTGCACAGAATAAAAACGAAGACAAAAATGGAACTGACAAAAG ATGA